AGTGCCGTTGCTGGCAAGAGAGCCGAAAGAAAAAATACGGCTTCTAAAGAAAATCGGGGCAATACCACTTCCAGCATGGGACAGCGTGCAGGTTCAAAAGTCGGTGCTGTTTTAGATACGAAAAATAAAGTGAAAGACAAGGCAAACGCTGTCAAAGAGAATATCAAGGATATGCCGACACAGACCGCTTATGCGGTGTATTCCGCAAAGGAAAAGGCAAAGTCCAGCGTGTCCGACTTCAAGCGTGGCATGGTGCAGGAACAGCAGTCCAGACAGACGGGACGCTTGGAAAAGCAGGAACAGCGTAAGAAAAATATCGCTGACAAACGTATGGAGCTTCAAAAGGCACAAGAAGCAAGGCAGGTACAGCGAAAGGCTGACGGATCAGCGACAACGGGAGCTACCCGTCCCCATGAGCGACCAGTCACAGCTTCAACCATTCCAAAGCCGAGTGTTGAAAAAATGCAGGAAGTCAAACGCCCAGCCACAGCTCCAACTCCGAAAGCAAGTGAGCCAGTCAAGACAAATGTTATCAAAGAGCGTCCGTTATCTTCTGGTGCTTCTGATAAGAAAGCACCCCAGCCTACACAGACAGTACATAGGCAGAATGTAGAAAAAGTGGTATCGCAGGAAACACGCCAGAATGACACCAAAGACCGCAGGATAAAGGTTCAGCAGACCCAGAGCGTCCAGAAGAACCAGCAGACCATAGAGAAAACCCGTAACCTTGTAACGAAGAAAGGACAGAAGAAAAAATGAAACTGAAACATATCGCTATCATTGGCAGTCTGTTTCCTATCCTCTTTTCTCTGGTGCTTTTCTTTGGCGTCCTCATTAGTGCGGACAGCGACGACGAGAACAGCAATTTTTCTTCTGGCATTACGGGTATGAACCTATCCGCAGAAGTCTTGAAACATCAGCCTATGGTAGAAAAATACGCCAGAGAAAACGGTATCTCCGAGTATGTCAATGTGTTACTTGCTATCATTCAAGTAGAAAGTGGCGGTACGGCAGAAGATGTTATGCAGAGTTCGGAAAGTCTTGGTTTACCGCCTAATTCCTTAGATACGGAAAGCTCAATCAAGCAGGGGTGTAAGTATTTTGCGTCCCTGCTTTCTTCCTGCAAAAATCAAGGTATCGACGACTTGAATGTAGCGATACAGTCTTATAACTATGGCGGTGGCTATGTGGGATATGTGGCAGGAAAAGGAAAAAAACACACTTTTAATCTTGCAGAGAGCTTCGCCCGTGAGAAATCGGGTGGAAAGAAAGTAACCTACACCAACCCGATAGCCGTTGCTAAGAATGGGGCTGGCGGTATGGCTATGGAAATATGTTCTATGTGGAAGTAGTCAATCAGTATTTAGCAGTTCCGCAGGTATCGGGAGAACTGGCACAAAAGGTAATGAATGAAGCGTTGAAATATCAAGGCTGGAAGTATGTGTATGGTGGCAGTAACCCGAATACTTCCTTTGATTGTTCGGGATTGACGCAATGGTGCTATGGAAAAGCTGGTATCTCCTTACCGAGAACAGCACAAGCACAGTATGACGCAACCCAACATCTGCCACTCTCGCAGGCAAAAGCAGGCGATTTGGTGTTTTTCCATTCCACCTATAACGCTGGTTCGTATGTAACACACGTCGGTATTCTTGTTTCGCCGACACAGATGTACCACGCAGGCGACCCGATAGGATATGCAGACCTAAGTAGTAGTTACTGGCAACAGCACTTAATCGGTGCAGGACGAGTAAAACAATAGAAAGGACTTGAAAAATATGTTTAAGAAGAATAAGAAACAGACAGAAACTATCAAAGAACCAAAAGAAAAAAAGGTGCGTACTGTCAAGGTAGGCACACATAAGAAAACCGTGATTGCGTTGTGGGTGGTGCTTGTCGCAAGCGTGAGCTTTGGGGTGTATAAGAATTTTACGGCTATCGACCAGCACACCACCCATGAAAAAGAAATCATTGAACTTTGCTTGCAGGACACCAACGGGATAGAAAATTTCGTGAAAAACTTTGCGAAGTCCTATTACACATGGGATAACAGCAAAGAAGCTATCGAAGCAAGGACGCAGGCAATCAGCGGTTATCTGACAAAGGAATTGCAGGACTTAAATGTAGACACCATTAGAACCGATATACCGACCAGCTCCACGGTTACAGATGTGATTGTATGGCATATCGAGCAATCGGGAGCGGACACTTTTTCTGCTACCTACGAAGTAGATCAGCAGATAAAAGAGGGAGAACAGACAAGCAATGTGAAAGCAACCTATACTGTAAAAGTCTATGTGGACGCAGACGGGGATATGGTAATCGTTCAAAACCCTACCCTTGCACCAGCAGTTGAAAAATCAGACTATGAGCCTAAGACACCAGAAGCAGACGCAAGCGTGGACGCTGATACGGTAAATGACGCTACCGCTTTTCTGGAAACATTCTTTAAGCTGTACCCAACAGCGACGGAAAAAGAGCTTGCTTACTATGTATTGGGAAATGTGATTGAACCTATCGGCAGGGACTACCTTTATTCTGAACTGGTAAACCCTATCTTTATAAAGGACGGCGACAATGTGAAAGTCAAGGTTGCGGTAAAATTCATTGATAATCAGACAAAAGCGACGCAGGTATCGCAGTATGAGCTTGTGCTACATAAGGATAGTAACTGGAAGATTGTAGGATAAATGATATAGCGTGCATTTCCTATCAGATTTGCACGCTTTTACAAAACGACAAGAAAACTGTGCAAAAATATTGACTTGTAATGACCGAATGCTATAATATAAATGACAAGTGTACTTGGTATTATTTGAAGGGAGCGTTATATAATGGATAAAGAAAAAATACTATCACAAAACAAAAAAGAGAATCTATATCTTGATGAATACGAAAAACATATTAAACTTCAAGGGAAATCTTTTGGCTTAATGTTTGTTTTATTTATCTGCATTTTAATTCTTTTCATTAAAGCAGTTTGTAAAGAACCTTACTATGACATAATGACAATTATTGGGTCTGTGGCATTTGGCTCTATGGGTTATGAAGCACATATTTCAAAAAATAAATCCAAATTTGTTATTGCTTTATTCTTTTTTCTATTTATGGGGTATTACTTTTATAAATTTTTAATGGTAGGTTTATAGAATGGACGAACATTTAATTTTGCGAAACAGATTAAAAACTGTACGAAAAGAAAAAAATTATCACAAACAGAATTAGCTGAACTAGTCGGGGTTTCTCGGAATACAGTTAGTTCTATTGAAACTGGACAATTTAATCCAACAGCAAAATTGGCATTAGTGCTTTGTATAGCTTTACATTAAAATACGCATCCCTTAGCCGAGCGTAAAAGCGTTACACTGGCGGACATCCAGCAGTACCCGTTTATTTCTTATGAGGAGTGTCACCCGTCCTCGGCCCGATTCACGACGAGCAGACGCCAGTGGAACCCCCAGCAGCAGATCATCTCGGTGTCCGACCGGGCGATGGCGTATTCACTGCTGGCACTGGGCGATGCCTATGTGACCGGCTCCGGCTATCTGACGCAGGAGGACCGCCGCCGCTCCTTGGTCAGTGTGCCCATCACGGATCTGGGGCAAATCGAGATCGGGTATATCTGTAACCCCTCTCGAGTGCTGTCGGAATTGGCCCTGGAATATATTGAGTGGCTGAAGATAATTACCGTGTAACAGGTGCTATTCGCCCTATAGGCAAAGCGTATTTTTCCGCAAGGGTGAGGATAGGCGGCCACCTCGCTTCATGCCCTCACACATAGAGGAAAAATAGGCAAAGAAAAACCCCCGGGGCCTCTTGTCATGCAAGAGGCCCCGGGGGTGCTGTTTTATTTTGCCGCTTAGGTTTTTTCTTTTTGGCTTACGCCTCCCGCTCCTTGCGCTTCAGGACGAAGGCAGCGGCCAAGGCCGTCACGGGCAGGGCGATGACCCAAACCAGCACGCCGGTGTCGCCGGTGGCGGGGGTATTGCCGGGGGTACCTGCGCTGTTATCATCGGGCAGGAGGCTCTCGTTGGTGCTGCGGCAGAGCTTCACAGCGTCCTTGCCCAGAGGATCGTCGGTGCGGTTGTGGTTCTTAAACTCCACGCCCGTAATGCCGGGCAGAGCCTTGGAGGTATCGAAGTAGATGGCGCCGCTGGCTGTTTCATGGGACGCACAGTTGGTGTCCACATACTGCACAGAGCCAATGCCGCGCACCGCGCTGCACTGAGCGGAATAATAGTTCCCCTCCACGATGGTATACTTGTTCAGGGATGTCATGTTACCAATGATACCGCCCACATGGTCTCCCGAAGCGGTGAGCTTACCGTCAAAGGAATTTTTGAAGATCTCGCCAATGCCGTTGTCCCAGCACTGGACCGCGCTCTCATTGCCGAGGATACCGCCTACATAGTCCTTCCCCGTGACGGTGCCGCCGCTCTTGCAATTTTTAATAACTACGCACATAGTGTTGGGGGCAGACGGCGCTGAATAGCCGGAGCCAACAATGCCGCCTACATAATCGCCAGAGGCAACCACTTTCCCGTAAAAGGCGCAGTCGAGCACATTGAAAAAGCCCATACTCTGGCCCTTGTACCCAATGATACCGCCCACACGGTTGACGCCGTAGACCTCGGCGTAGCTGACACAGTCTTTGAAGGTGCCGCTGACCATTCCGGCAAAGGAGCCTACATGGCTTCCCTCAGCGGAGGTGCCGTCTGCGTTACATCCGATCTTGACGCCTTTCTCCACTACGCAGTCGGTCATATTGACCGTATTTCCGCCGGAGGCAAAGCCGCCGATGAAGCCGCCGTTTTTGATAATGGAACCGGACAGGAGCGTCACGCGGCTGATATTGATGGTGTCGGGCGCACCCGGTGCGTAGCTTCCGCCGGTACCATCGGAATATCTGCCATCCTCGCCGTAGTCAACGGTATACTGGTCTACCAGCGCATACCCATCCATATAGGGCGCATAGATTTTGAAGCTACTGACGCTGGCCTCCCGGACATAGTTAAATAAAGGCTTTGACCCAGCAGCAAAGGTGAGGATCTTGCCGCCGCCGTCAATGTTCCCGGAAAACGGAAGCATATTGATGCCGTTCTCTGCAGAGGATACCCCGTCTTTCAGACAGCCGATAGGTTCCCAATCTGCCGAGAAAATCACATCCTGCGTAATTTTGAAATAGCTTCCCTTAAACGAGTTGCCGTAGCTGACTTCCCGACGCAGGCGCGCAAAGTCCTCTTCGGATTGCAGGAGATACGGGTCTTCGCTTGTTCCCGTGCCGCTCAGGCCGCAGGAAACAGTGATCTTCTGCGTTGTTTTAGCTCCCTTGTAGGCAACCTCGATCTCCTTGATGACCGAGGTGAGAGGCCCGGTGGGGCTGCATGTCAGCGCATCACTCCCGATGATCTTTTCGGAACTGTCGGTAAAATATGCCTTGACCGTCATGCCGGTGGCGTCAAACATATCCCCGGAATTATATGCGGTCTTTACCGGGAGCGTCACGATCTCTATGCGCTCGACCTCCGGCTCCTGCGTCAGGGTCAGCGTATATTTTGTGCTTTGAGCCGCTCCCCCGCTGACCTCCACCACAACGCTGGCTGTTTTCTGCGCGTTCCACTCCGGCTTAACAGAGGTATCGCCGTTTTCCCACTTCGTGCCGTTGACCGTGACCTGGGCGGATTGGGGAACGGACGCTGCGGGCGTGATTTGCAGCGTGGCGTCCTTGTCCATGTGCAAGGAATAGTCGTAAGTACCGCTCTTAAAAGCCGGAGTCAGCTCCAGGGCATTGGAGTTTTGGTCCGTTACCGCCAGGCTCTTCAGCGTAGCGCAGCGCACAACGGTTATCTCATACGCGGTCACATCGCCCACATTGATTTGCAGGGTGTTGCCAACAAAGTCGTTGGCGGCGAACAGTCTGCCCAGGGGCTGGCCGTTGGCCTTACCGGAAGTCAATGTTATTTTCATGGCATTACTCACACCGACAGGAGTATAGTTCGCGGTGATTTTCCCGCTTGCGCCATCCGCCAAGGTGGCCCACGCAGCAAACCCGTTCAGTCCGTTCACGGTATCAGGCACGACAACTGTGTAGGCTTTTCTCCCCGGCTCAAACTGCGGCTCCAAGGGAAACTCTGCCGCTGTGGCCATCATGCCGTTGCGGAAAACAAGCTGTGAAAGCTGCTTATCAGCCGGCACTTCCTGTGCCGCACCGAGAGAAGCCGGAGCCTCCGCCACCGCGCTCACAGGCAGCAGCGAAACCGCCAGCACCAGCGCCAGCAGCAGAGAAATGATTCTTTTTTTCATCTCTTTTTCCTTTCATTTGTTTACTATATTTGTGAACGCCCGGGGGCGCTTGCACACGAGGAAATATTAGCCTCCCTTGCCTAAAGGGGGGGACAGGGGACGCGGATGTCCCTGTTGCGGTGCCCAAAATTTCTGCGCTGCCTCACGGCGGACACTTGAAATTTTGACCGCGGCCACTCGCTCACCTCGCTTCTTCTGCCACTGGCAGCGCTCGGTTTGCTCCCCACGGGCGCGGTGCGCCCTCGCAATGACATATTTTTTACATGGGGTGCGCTTTAGCGGGCCGATGTGGGCATCGGCCCCTACGCAGGGAGGCTTTTTATGTCTTCTGGAAAGCGGGGCGGAGGGG
This is a stretch of genomic DNA from Vescimonas fastidiosa. It encodes these proteins:
- a CDS encoding conjugal transfer protein, translating into MFKKNKKQTETIKEPKEKKVRTVKVGTHKKTVIALWVVLVASVSFGVYKNFTAIDQHTTHEKEIIELCLQDTNGIENFVKNFAKSYYTWDNSKEAIEARTQAISGYLTKELQDLNVDTIRTDIPTSSTVTDVIVWHIEQSGADTFSATYEVDQQIKEGEQTSNVKATYTVKVYVDADGDMVIVQNPTLAPAVEKSDYEPKTPEADASVDADTVNDATAFLETFFKLYPTATEKELAYYVLGNVIEPIGRDYLYSELVNPIFIKDGDNVKVKVAVKFIDNQTKATQVSQYELVLHKDSNWKIVG
- a CDS encoding DUF6442 family protein, producing MDKEKILSQNKKENLYLDEYEKHIKLQGKSFGLMFVLFICILILFIKAVCKEPYYDIMTIIGSVAFGSMGYEAHISKNKSKFVIALFFFLFMGYYFYKFLMVGL
- a CDS encoding cadherin-like beta sandwich domain-containing protein produces the protein MKKRIISLLLALVLAVSLLPVSAVAEAPASLGAAQEVPADKQLSQLVFRNGMMATAAEFPLEPQFEPGRKAYTVVVPDTVNGLNGFAAWATLADGASGKITANYTPVGVSNAMKITLTSGKANGQPLGRLFAANDFVGNTLQINVGDVTAYEITVVRCATLKSLAVTDQNSNALELTPAFKSGTYDYSLHMDKDATLQITPAASVPQSAQVTVNGTKWENGDTSVKPEWNAQKTASVVVEVSGGAAQSTKYTLTLTQEPEVERIEIVTLPVKTAYNSGDMFDATGMTVKAYFTDSSEKIIGSDALTCSPTGPLTSVIKEIEVAYKGAKTTQKITVSCGLSGTGTSEDPYLLQSEEDFARLRREVSYGNSFKGSYFKITQDVIFSADWEPIGCLKDGVSSAENGINMLPFSGNIDGGGKILTFAAGSKPLFNYVREASVSSFKIYAPYMDGYALVDQYTVDYGEDGRYSDGTGGSYAPGAPDTINISRVTLLSGSIIKNGGFIGGFASGGNTVNMTDCVVEKGVKIGCNADGTSAEGSHVGSFAGMVSGTFKDCVSYAEVYGVNRVGGIIGYKGQSMGFFNVLDCAFYGKVVASGDYVGGIVGSGYSAPSAPNTMCVVIKNCKSGGTVTGKDYVGGILGNESAVQCWDNGIGEIFKNSFDGKLTASGDHVGGIIGNMTSLNKYTIVEGNYYSAQCSAVRGIGSVQYVDTNCASHETASGAIYFDTSKALPGITGVEFKNHNRTDDPLGKDAVKLCRSTNESLLPDDNSAGTPGNTPATGDTGVLVWVIALPVTALAAAFVLKRKEREA